The following proteins are encoded in a genomic region of Necator americanus strain Aroian chromosome II, whole genome shotgun sequence:
- a CDS encoding hypothetical protein (NECATOR_CHRII.G6418.T2) yields the protein MGQKLTSFECSFSLVRNGLLLLLLFRLTVRRESNFPTACNVSLKIRWTHENDDEVGPALAASTPELRLEHTRLCNEAIRKDLRKKAAMLMLKLQKLKRVFATPRGMVARVLMNEGIKWSHSQSMLASLRTYQLDTCSSLIWFTAVLSLLVDLFIITLLLFELEQLKIPIRGVSHTSLEGATSLALSIFHFISIWLCFNSEKFTKSGWFYVAAFFCFVNFVIHAGNFVVYLRAWMAEKRAARSTPNGAHEFPSCGSP from the exons ATGGGCCAGAAGTTGACCAG CTTTGAATGCTCTTTTTCACTTGTGCGGAACGGATTACTCTTGCTATTACTCTTCCGTCTGACAGTTCGACGcgaatcgaattttcctactgCATGCAACGTTTCTCTGAAAATTAGGTGGACGCACGAGAACGATGACGAG GTTGGTCCTGCACTAGCTGCAAGCACTCCAGaacttcgattggagcacacAAGGCTTTGTAATGAAGCGATCAGAAAAGACCTCAGGAAGAAGGCAGCAATGCTGATGCTGAAGTTGCAAAAGCTAAAAAGAGTGTTCGCTACGCCAAGG GGGATGGTTGCTCGTGTTCTCATGAATGAGGGAATAAAGTGGAGTCACAGTCAAAGCATGTTGGCGTCTCTTCGGACATATCAACTGGATACGT GCTCTTCACTGATTTGGTTCACAGCTGTACTGTCGCTGCTCGTGGATCTCTTCATCATTACACTGCTTTTATTCGAATTGGAACAACTTAAAATCCCTATCAGAGGAGTTTCGCATACATCACTG gaaggtGCCACTTCGCTGGCGCTGagtatttttcacttcatctccATTTGGTTGTGTTTTAATAGCGAGAAATTCACCAAAAGTGGATGGTTTTACGTTGCAGCG TTCTTCTGTTTCGTCAATTTTGTTATCCACGCTGGCAACTTTGTAGTTTATCTTAGGGCTTGGATGGCAGAAAAAAGAGCTGCAA GATCAACTCCAAATGGTGCGCACGAGTTCCCGTCCTGCGGTTCTCCCTGA
- a CDS encoding hypothetical protein (NECATOR_CHRII.G6420.T2), producing the protein MSLAGRLRRMRSELGYLHRADGSSSYSQGRTSVWASCCGPGDIHIARREDEQMHLDVSYRQLTGDCQYHWLINVIRTTLESVLDPKVFPRTGFTVTTQLLQSDGSEGAAALTSVCLAMLDNGISIRSPFCGVEVCEVDGKLVLDADAKTEAKAEAKWLFIFTRTIEGNAEMIASDSVGPFDMTKFASAASLAGEVL; encoded by the exons ATGAGTCTCGCTGGTCGATTACGAAGGATGCGAAGTGAGCTAGGCTACTTGCACCGCGCCGACGGCTCATCCTCTTACTCTCAGGGAAGGACCTCCGTATGGGCTAGTTGTTGCGGTCCTG GTGACATCCACATTGCTCGACGAGAGGACGAGCAAATGCACCTAGATGTCAGTTATCGTCAATTAACTGGAGACTGTCAGTATCATTGG ttaattAATGTTATCCGGACAACGCTAGAATCTGTCTTGGATCCGAAGGTTTTCCCAAGGACAGGATTCACG GTAACAACTCAACTTCTTCAATCCGATGGAAGCGAAGGAGCTGCTGCATTGACATCTGTTTGTCTAGCCATGCTGGATAATGGAATCTCAATTAG ATCACCTTTTTGCGGAGTTGAAGTTTGCGAAGTGGACGGGAAGTTGGTTCTGGACGCAGATGCGAAAACAGAGGCTAAAGCGGAAGCCAAGTGGCTTTTCATATTCACAAGGACAATAGAG GGGAATGCCGAAATGATCGCGTCAGATTCAGTTGGCCCATTCGACATGACTAAGTTTGCCTCTGCGGCTAGTCTAGCAGGAGAGG TACTATGA
- a CDS encoding hypothetical protein (NECATOR_CHRII.G6420.T1) — MSLAGRLRRMRSELGYLHRADGSSSYSQGRTSVWASCCGPGDIHIARREDEQMHLDVSYRQLTGDCQYHWLINVIRTTLESVLDPKVFPRTGFTVTTQLLQSDGSEGAAALTSVCLAMLDNGISIRSPFCGVEVCEVDGKLVLDADAKTEAKAEAKWLFIFTRTIEGNAEMIASDSVGPFDMTKFASAASLAGEGAKQIFSFYKEVVERKHSIDILAKPL; from the exons ATGAGTCTCGCTGGTCGATTACGAAGGATGCGAAGTGAGCTAGGCTACTTGCACCGCGCCGACGGCTCATCCTCTTACTCTCAGGGAAGGACCTCCGTATGGGCTAGTTGTTGCGGTCCTG GTGACATCCACATTGCTCGACGAGAGGACGAGCAAATGCACCTAGATGTCAGTTATCGTCAATTAACTGGAGACTGTCAGTATCATTGG ttaattAATGTTATCCGGACAACGCTAGAATCTGTCTTGGATCCGAAGGTTTTCCCAAGGACAGGATTCACG GTAACAACTCAACTTCTTCAATCCGATGGAAGCGAAGGAGCTGCTGCATTGACATCTGTTTGTCTAGCCATGCTGGATAATGGAATCTCAATTAG ATCACCTTTTTGCGGAGTTGAAGTTTGCGAAGTGGACGGGAAGTTGGTTCTGGACGCAGATGCGAAAACAGAGGCTAAAGCGGAAGCCAAGTGGCTTTTCATATTCACAAGGACAATAGAG GGGAATGCCGAAATGATCGCGTCAGATTCAGTTGGCCCATTCGACATGACTAAGTTTGCCTCTGCGGCTAGTCTAGCAGGAGAGGGTGCGAAACAGATTTTCTCATTCTATAAAGAGGTGGTAGAAAGGAAGCACAGTATCGACATTCTTGCTAAACCATTATGA